A region from the Afifella aestuarii genome encodes:
- a CDS encoding glycosyltransferase family 4 protein, translated as MPKTILQVIPQLETGGAERTAVDMAAAVVESGGRALVASEGGRMEEELQAKGGEVVRLPVASKNPFVMAANARRLAALIRREKVDLVHARSRAPAWSALLACRMTGVPFVTTYHGIYNQNGAVKGLYNSVMARGTEVIANSDFTARIIMQRHGTPRERIRTIYRGTDLARFDPAAVPEVRIAALRQAWDLPADRPVILNVARITQWKGQPTLIEAAARLAKSKDFLLVLAGDAQGREAYLAGLRRQVSEAGLSERVRIPGHCDDVPAALALASVAVVASVEAEAFGRFAVEAQAMGVPAIVTDLGPSRETVLAPPEAGEAERTGWRVPAGDATALAAALDHALSLTHLEIDDLARRARSHASRFSLDAMTRETLALYEEVLSRGAKT; from the coding sequence ATGCCAAAAACCATCCTGCAGGTAATCCCCCAGCTCGAAACCGGCGGCGCAGAGCGCACCGCCGTCGACATGGCCGCGGCCGTCGTCGAGAGCGGAGGGCGAGCCCTCGTCGCCAGCGAAGGCGGGCGCATGGAAGAAGAGCTGCAGGCGAAGGGCGGGGAAGTGGTGCGGCTGCCGGTCGCCTCGAAGAACCCTTTCGTGATGGCCGCCAATGCCCGCCGTCTCGCCGCTCTGATCCGCAGGGAGAAGGTCGACCTCGTTCATGCCCGCAGCCGCGCGCCAGCCTGGTCGGCGCTTCTCGCCTGCCGCATGACCGGGGTGCCGTTCGTCACCACCTATCACGGCATCTACAATCAGAACGGCGCTGTCAAAGGCCTCTACAATTCCGTGATGGCCCGCGGGACGGAGGTCATCGCCAATTCCGATTTCACCGCCCGCATCATCATGCAGCGCCATGGCACGCCGCGGGAGCGCATTCGCACGATTTACCGAGGCACCGATCTTGCCCGTTTCGACCCGGCCGCCGTGCCAGAGGTGCGCATCGCGGCGTTGCGTCAGGCCTGGGATTTGCCGGCGGACCGGCCGGTCATCCTCAACGTGGCGCGCATCACGCAATGGAAGGGCCAGCCGACCCTGATCGAGGCGGCGGCGCGGCTTGCAAAGAGCAAGGATTTTCTGCTGGTCCTGGCCGGCGACGCGCAAGGCCGAGAAGCCTATCTCGCCGGGCTGCGCCGGCAGGTTTCGGAGGCGGGGCTCAGCGAACGCGTGCGCATTCCCGGTCATTGCGACGACGTGCCGGCAGCGCTTGCGCTCGCCTCGGTGGCGGTCGTCGCCTCCGTCGAGGCGGAAGCCTTCGGGCGCTTCGCGGTCGAAGCTCAGGCCATGGGCGTCCCCGCCATCGTCACCGATCTCGGTCCGTCGCGGGAGACGGTGCTCGCCCCGCCGGAGGCCGGAGAGGCGGAGAGAACCGGCTGGCGCGTGCCGGCGGGCGATGCCACAGCACTTGCTGCCGCCCTTGACCACGCGCTTTCCCTTACCCATCTGGAGATCGACGATCTGGCACGACGCGCCAGATCCCACGCGTCGCGTTTTTCCCTCGATGCGATGACCCGGGAGACGCTGGCGCTTTACGAAGAAGTTCTGTCGAGAGGCGCAAAAACCTAG
- the rpmI gene encoding 50S ribosomal protein L35, translating to MPKMKTKAGAKKRFKFTASGKIKVGAAGKRHGMIKRTTKFIRSARGTMVLSDQDTKIVKKYMPYQR from the coding sequence ATGCCCAAGATGAAAACGAAAGCGGGCGCTAAAAAGCGCTTCAAATTTACCGCCTCCGGCAAGATCAAAGTGGGCGCGGCCGGCAAGCGCCACGGCATGATCAAGCGCACGACGAAATTCATCCGCAGCGCGCGGGGCACGATGGTGCTCAGCGACCAGGATACGAAGATCGTCAAAAAATACATGCCCTACCAGCGTTAA
- the rplT gene encoding 50S ribosomal protein L20 produces the protein MARVKRGVTAHARHKKVIKQAKGYYGRRKSTFRAAKQAVEKANQYAYRDRRAKKRNFRALWIQRINAAARLNGLTYGRLIDGLSKAGIEVDRKVLSDIAIHEPEAFTALANKAKDALAYLKDHTPNEFEAAVR, from the coding sequence ATGGCACGTGTGAAACGCGGCGTGACGGCTCACGCCAGGCACAAAAAGGTCATCAAGCAGGCGAAGGGCTATTATGGCCGTCGCAAGTCGACCTTCCGCGCCGCCAAGCAGGCGGTGGAAAAGGCCAACCAGTACGCCTATCGCGATCGGCGCGCGAAGAAGCGCAATTTCCGCGCTTTGTGGATCCAGCGCATCAATGCCGCTGCGCGCCTCAACGGTCTCACCTATGGTCGCCTGATCGACGGGCTCAGCAAGGCGGGCATCGAAGTCGACCGCAAAGTCCTGTCCGATATCGCCATCCATGAGCCGGAAGCGTTCACGGCACTCGCCAACAAGGCGAAGGATGCGCTCGCTTATCTCAAGGACCATACGCCGAACGAGTTCGAGGCCGCCGTCCGCTGA
- the pheS gene encoding phenylalanine--tRNA ligase subunit alpha, producing MTEDNDLVALERDILERIDTAENEAALEDARIASLGKKGVVSERLKGLGKMTPEERQVAGPALNGLKARITEKIEARRSVLKEKALTQRLKSETIDVTLPARPEQRGTIHPTTQVWQEVIAIFADMGFSVAEGPHIESDWYNFGALNIPPEHPARQEMDTFYLKPKEDGSRMVLRTHTSPVQIRTMENETPPIRIIAPGRTFRSDSDRTHTPMFHQIEGLVIDETTHMGHLKGTLEAFCKAFFEVDDVKMRFRPSHFPFTEPSMEIDIGCHWEGGELKIGEGDDWLEILGSGMVHPNVIRAGGLDPEKYQGFAFGMGLDRIAMLKYGIPDLRAFFEADLRWLRHYGFAALDMPSVAEGLS from the coding sequence ATGACCGAAGACAACGATCTCGTCGCGCTGGAGCGCGATATCCTCGAGCGCATCGACACCGCAGAGAACGAGGCGGCGCTGGAAGACGCGCGCATCGCCTCGCTCGGCAAGAAAGGTGTCGTCTCGGAACGCCTCAAAGGGCTCGGCAAGATGACGCCGGAGGAGCGCCAGGTCGCAGGCCCCGCCCTCAACGGCCTCAAGGCGCGCATCACCGAGAAGATCGAGGCGCGGCGCAGCGTTTTGAAAGAGAAGGCGCTGACACAGCGGCTGAAGAGCGAGACGATCGACGTCACGCTGCCGGCACGTCCCGAACAGCGCGGCACCATCCACCCGACCACGCAGGTCTGGCAGGAAGTGATCGCCATCTTCGCCGATATGGGTTTCTCGGTCGCCGAGGGGCCGCACATTGAGAGCGACTGGTACAATTTCGGCGCGCTTAACATTCCGCCGGAGCATCCGGCCCGGCAGGAGATGGACACCTTCTATCTGAAGCCGAAGGAAGACGGCTCGCGCATGGTGCTGCGCACGCACACCTCGCCCGTGCAGATCCGCACGATGGAAAACGAGACGCCGCCGATCCGCATCATTGCGCCGGGACGCACCTTCCGCTCCGATTCCGATCGCACGCACACGCCGATGTTCCATCAGATCGAGGGTCTCGTCATCGACGAGACCACGCATATGGGCCATCTGAAGGGCACGCTGGAAGCCTTCTGCAAAGCCTTCTTCGAGGTGGACGACGTGAAGATGCGTTTCCGCCCGTCGCATTTTCCCTTCACCGAACCTTCGATGGAGATCGATATCGGCTGCCATTGGGAGGGCGGGGAGCTGAAGATCGGCGAGGGCGATGACTGGCTGGAGATTCTGGGCTCCGGCATGGTCCATCCGAACGTGATCCGTGCCGGCGGTCTCGACCCTGAAAAGTATCAGGGCTTCGCCTTCGGCATGGGGCTCGACCGCATCGCCATGCTGAAATACGGCATTCCGGATCTGCGCGCCTTCTTCGAGGCGGATCTCAGATGGCTCCGGCATTATGGCTTTGCCGCGCTCGACATGCCGAGCGTTGCCGAGGGCTTGAGTTGA
- a CDS encoding globin-coupled sensor protein: METESALRERLSFLNIGQEERDQLHAMWPLIEPALPGIIHRFYDHVGKVPHLKEMMGNKQDRLVGLQAGHWGHLFSGAFDDAYFASIRRIGLIHHKIGLEPRWYIGGYAFVLNELVRHITSLGRVGRRTRNHWLTTMNKAVMLDMDIAISVYEEVLIEERQRRGAALAEAITAFSVAVEESLSVSRQANLDLSTSAETLDGTTGSASALATQVVAAAEQTASNMQAGAAAAEQLAASVREIAEHAGRSAKIVSSAVVGTKTTRQSVSGLAGHARQIGAVVDLINQIASQTNLLALNATIEAARAGEAGKGFAVVAQEVKALAGQTAKATTEIVGLVTAIQSATQETEDSIGDISRIIEEVSETATAISAAVEEQNAATADIANNVNQTADNARSVVESMEILNSSTTNAANVAHRVKMAKDTLDRELGRLQGDISKFLETAQAA, translated from the coding sequence ATGGAAACAGAATCCGCGCTGCGTGAGCGGCTCTCCTTTCTCAACATCGGACAAGAGGAGCGCGATCAGCTGCACGCGATGTGGCCGCTGATCGAACCGGCTCTGCCGGGAATCATTCACCGGTTCTACGACCATGTCGGCAAGGTCCCGCATCTGAAGGAGATGATGGGCAACAAGCAGGATCGGCTCGTCGGTCTCCAGGCCGGGCATTGGGGGCACCTCTTTTCGGGTGCCTTCGACGATGCCTATTTCGCCTCCATTCGGCGCATCGGCCTCATTCATCATAAAATCGGGCTCGAGCCACGCTGGTATATCGGCGGTTACGCCTTCGTTCTCAACGAACTCGTCCGCCATATCACGTCGCTGGGCCGGGTCGGTCGCCGCACCCGCAACCACTGGCTGACCACGATGAACAAGGCGGTGATGCTCGACATGGACATCGCCATCTCCGTCTATGAAGAGGTCCTCATCGAGGAGCGCCAGCGCCGCGGGGCTGCGCTCGCCGAGGCGATCACGGCCTTCTCGGTAGCCGTGGAAGAAAGCCTCTCGGTGTCGCGCCAGGCCAATCTCGACCTGTCGACGAGTGCGGAAACCCTTGACGGTACGACCGGATCGGCGAGCGCGCTTGCGACACAGGTGGTGGCCGCGGCAGAACAGACGGCCTCGAACATGCAGGCAGGCGCGGCGGCCGCCGAACAGCTCGCCGCCTCCGTCCGCGAAATCGCCGAACATGCCGGACGCTCGGCGAAAATCGTCTCAAGTGCGGTTGTCGGCACCAAGACGACGAGACAATCGGTCTCTGGGCTCGCCGGGCATGCGCGCCAGATCGGCGCCGTCGTCGATCTCATCAACCAGATCGCGTCGCAAACCAATCTCCTGGCGCTGAACGCCACGATCGAGGCCGCCCGTGCCGGCGAGGCCGGCAAAGGCTTTGCCGTCGTCGCCCAGGAGGTGAAAGCGCTCGCCGGGCAGACCGCCAAGGCGACCACGGAGATCGTCGGGCTCGTCACCGCCATCCAGTCCGCGACGCAGGAGACGGAAGATTCCATCGGCGACATCAGCCGCATCATCGAGGAAGTGAGCGAGACGGCCACGGCGATCTCGGCCGCAGTCGAAGAGCAGAACGCGGCCACCGCCGATATCGCCAACAACGTGAATCAGACCGCGGACAATGCGCGCTCGGTGGTGGAGAGCATGGAGATCCTCAATTCCTCCACGACGAACGCCGCCAATGTCGCCCATCGGGTCAAGATGGCGAAGGACACCCTCGACAGGGAGCTCGGCCGGCTGCAGGGCGACATCTCAAAGTTTCTGGAAACGGCGCAGGCCGCCTGA
- the pheT gene encoding phenylalanine--tRNA ligase subunit beta, whose protein sequence is MKFTLSWLKSFLDTDASAEEIADKLTMIGLELESLTNPADALKPFVIAKVLEAKQHPNADRLRVCQVDPGTGEAIQVVCGAPNARTGMIGVFAPVGSYVPGTGIELKAGNLRGQASNGMLVSERELMLSDDHEGIIDLPDDAPVGTPYATWAGLDDPVIDIGVTPNRPDALGVYGIARDLAAAGMGTLKPLEAAPVEGAFKSPIGVELRFDGDDTSPCPHFVGRYIRGVKNGPSPAWMQKRLRAIGLRPISALVDVTNYMTIAYGRPLHVFDAAKVKGTIHARLAKPGETIEALDGRTYSLDETMTVIADDAGPEGLAGVMGGEVSGVSETTTDVFLESAYFDPIRTASTGRKLNLLSDARYRFERGIDPAFTEPGAEIATRLILDMCGGEASEIVIAGEAPLRNANARLRMNRVTTLAGVEIAPRTQVDILESLGFAVAGTDEEIVAAIPSWRPDVNGEADLVEEIVRIHGLEKIAHVMLPRTDAVTKPKLSVQQRRRFKAARALASRGFNEAVTWSFLPSDQARLFGGGEDLLALDNPISTELSDMRPSLLAGLIAAASRNADRGTETQALCEVGQVYPGDRPEDERLHATGIRLGVTGPRSALQAPRGVDLFDAKADVLAVLELLGAPVDKVQVQAEGPEWYHPGRVGTVTLGPKNKLATFGELHPHILEAFDVSGPLVGFEIDIDAIPVPKSQRAARAALKISGYQAVRRDFAFVIEDNVPAEKLVRAAKGAEKSLISQVNVFDVFRGAAIGEGYKSIAIEVTLTPEDRTLTEAEIEAVSSRVVQAVEKATGGQLRR, encoded by the coding sequence ATGAAATTCACTCTCTCCTGGCTCAAATCCTTCCTCGACACCGACGCTTCGGCAGAGGAGATCGCCGACAAGCTCACCATGATCGGTCTCGAGCTTGAAAGCCTCACCAATCCGGCCGATGCGCTGAAGCCCTTCGTCATCGCAAAGGTGCTCGAAGCCAAGCAGCATCCGAACGCCGACAGGCTGCGCGTCTGTCAGGTCGATCCGGGAACGGGCGAGGCTATTCAGGTGGTCTGCGGGGCACCCAATGCCCGCACCGGCATGATCGGCGTTTTCGCGCCTGTCGGCTCTTACGTTCCAGGCACGGGCATCGAGCTCAAGGCCGGCAATCTGCGCGGCCAGGCCTCGAACGGCATGCTGGTCTCGGAACGCGAATTGATGCTCTCCGACGATCATGAGGGCATCATCGACCTTCCCGACGACGCGCCGGTTGGCACGCCCTATGCGACCTGGGCGGGGCTCGACGACCCCGTCATCGATATCGGCGTCACACCGAACCGGCCCGACGCTCTCGGCGTCTACGGCATTGCCCGAGACCTCGCCGCAGCCGGGATGGGCACGCTGAAGCCGCTCGAGGCGGCACCGGTCGAGGGAGCCTTCAAGAGCCCGATCGGCGTCGAACTCCGTTTCGACGGAGACGATACGAGCCCCTGCCCGCATTTCGTCGGCCGCTATATCCGCGGCGTCAAGAACGGTCCCTCTCCCGCCTGGATGCAAAAGCGGCTTCGGGCGATCGGGCTTCGGCCGATCTCGGCGCTTGTCGACGTCACCAATTACATGACCATCGCCTATGGCCGGCCGCTGCACGTCTTCGATGCCGCCAAAGTCAAAGGCACGATCCATGCGCGCCTGGCAAAGCCCGGCGAGACCATCGAGGCACTCGACGGGCGCACCTATTCGCTCGACGAGACGATGACGGTGATTGCCGACGACGCAGGACCTGAAGGACTTGCCGGCGTCATGGGCGGCGAGGTGTCCGGCGTCAGCGAGACGACGACGGACGTGTTTCTGGAATCGGCCTATTTCGATCCGATCCGCACCGCCTCCACCGGACGCAAGCTCAATCTTCTGTCCGATGCCCGTTACCGCTTCGAGCGCGGCATCGACCCGGCCTTCACCGAGCCGGGCGCGGAGATCGCCACCCGCCTCATCCTCGACATGTGCGGGGGCGAAGCCTCCGAGATCGTCATCGCCGGCGAAGCGCCGCTTCGAAACGCCAATGCGCGTCTGCGCATGAACCGCGTGACGACGCTCGCTGGCGTCGAGATCGCACCACGGACCCAGGTCGATATTCTGGAAAGCCTCGGCTTCGCCGTTGCCGGGACCGACGAAGAGATCGTCGCAGCGATTCCCTCATGGCGTCCGGACGTCAATGGCGAGGCGGATCTCGTGGAAGAGATCGTGCGCATCCACGGGCTTGAGAAAATCGCTCACGTTATGCTGCCGCGCACCGATGCCGTCACGAAGCCGAAGCTCTCCGTGCAGCAACGGCGCCGGTTCAAGGCGGCCCGCGCACTTGCCTCGCGCGGCTTTAACGAGGCCGTGACCTGGTCCTTCCTGCCGTCCGATCAGGCGCGTCTCTTCGGCGGCGGCGAAGACCTCCTCGCCCTCGATAATCCGATTTCGACGGAGCTGTCCGATATGCGGCCGTCGCTGCTTGCCGGATTGATCGCTGCCGCTTCCAGGAACGCCGATCGTGGCACGGAAACGCAAGCGCTTTGCGAAGTGGGACAGGTCTATCCAGGCGACCGCCCGGAGGATGAACGCCTCCACGCCACGGGTATCCGCCTCGGCGTCACCGGACCGCGCAGCGCGCTTCAGGCCCCGCGGGGCGTCGATCTCTTCGACGCCAAAGCGGACGTGCTCGCAGTTCTCGAACTTCTCGGCGCACCGGTCGACAAGGTGCAGGTGCAGGCCGAAGGGCCCGAGTGGTATCATCCAGGGCGTGTCGGCACGGTCACTCTCGGCCCGAAGAACAAACTCGCGACCTTCGGTGAACTTCATCCCCATATCCTGGAGGCTTTCGATGTCTCGGGACCGCTCGTCGGCTTTGAGATCGACATCGACGCCATTCCGGTGCCGAAATCACAGCGTGCCGCACGCGCGGCGTTGAAGATTTCGGGCTACCAGGCTGTCCGGCGCGACTTCGCCTTCGTCATCGAAGACAATGTTCCCGCAGAAAAGCTCGTGCGTGCGGCCAAGGGCGCAGAAAAGAGCCTGATTAGCCAGGTCAACGTCTTCGACGTCTTCAGAGGCGCGGCAATCGGCGAAGGCTACAAGTCGATCGCCATCGAAGTGACACTAACGCCCGAAGACCGCACATTGACGGAAGCAGAGATCGAGGCAGTCTCCAGCCGAGTCGTCCAGGCCGTGGAGAAGGCAACCGGCGGTCAGTTGCGGCGTTGA
- a CDS encoding universal stress protein, whose translation MMRPRRARAEGHKRKFLVVIDDTPECVRAMRYAAKRAERTNGAVTMLFVTEPGDFQHWLGVEEVMRAEAMEEAENILGRFASRMADMSRIEPELVIREGKRADEIRKLIEEDEDIAILVLAASGGSEGPGPLVSSIAQKGGAAFPIPVTIVPENLSDEVMDEIV comes from the coding sequence ATGATGCGGCCGAGACGCGCCCGGGCAGAGGGCCACAAGCGGAAATTCCTGGTGGTGATCGACGACACGCCGGAATGCGTGCGCGCGATGCGCTATGCCGCAAAGCGTGCGGAGCGCACCAACGGCGCCGTTACCATGCTTTTCGTCACGGAGCCCGGTGATTTCCAGCACTGGCTGGGCGTCGAAGAAGTGATGCGTGCCGAAGCCATGGAAGAGGCGGAGAATATTCTTGGGCGCTTCGCCTCGCGCATGGCCGACATGTCGCGGATCGAGCCCGAGCTCGTCATCCGCGAAGGCAAGCGGGCCGACGAGATCCGCAAGCTCATCGAAGAAGACGAGGACATCGCCATTCTCGTTCTCGCCGCCTCCGGCGGTTCGGAAGGACCTGGCCCGCTCGTCTCCTCGATTGCGCAAAAAGGCGGTGCCGCATTCCCGATTCCGGTCACGATCGTTCCGGAAAACCTCTCAGACGAGGTGATGGACGAGATCGTCTGA
- the trpS gene encoding tryptophan--tRNA ligase, with the protein MTSHPHRVFSGMQPTHSLHLGNYLGAMVNWVKMQETHDCIYCVVDLHAITLWQDPKELRSNIRELTAAYIAGGVDPERSIIFNQSAVAAHAELGWVFNCVARMGWLNRMTQFKEKAGKDRENVSTGLFVYPNLMAADILVYRATHVPVGEDQKQHLELARNIAQKFNNDFAESIAAHGFAEEFFPLPEAFITGPATRVMSLRDGTKKMSKSDPSDYSRINMTDDADAISQKVRKARTDPEPLPSELEGLKDRAGAENLVGIYAALAGISKEAVLAEYGGQGFAAFKPALADLAVARLAPIADEMRRLLADPAEIDALLARGADRARAIADPIMDEVKDVVGLLRPQAKSGPAA; encoded by the coding sequence ATGACAAGCCATCCACACCGTGTCTTTTCCGGCATGCAACCGACCCATTCGCTGCATCTCGGCAATTATCTCGGAGCCATGGTGAACTGGGTGAAGATGCAGGAGACGCACGATTGCATCTATTGCGTCGTCGATCTCCACGCCATCACCCTGTGGCAGGATCCGAAGGAGCTGCGCTCCAACATTCGCGAACTGACCGCTGCCTATATCGCCGGCGGCGTCGATCCCGAGCGCTCGATCATCTTCAATCAATCGGCCGTGGCGGCTCACGCCGAGCTTGGCTGGGTGTTCAACTGCGTCGCCCGCATGGGCTGGCTCAATCGCATGACGCAGTTCAAGGAGAAGGCGGGCAAGGATCGCGAGAACGTTTCCACGGGCCTCTTCGTCTATCCCAACCTGATGGCCGCCGACATTCTCGTCTACCGGGCCACGCATGTGCCGGTCGGCGAGGATCAGAAGCAGCATCTGGAACTCGCCCGCAACATTGCGCAGAAGTTCAACAACGATTTCGCCGAATCGATCGCCGCTCACGGCTTTGCAGAGGAGTTTTTCCCGCTGCCGGAGGCGTTCATCACGGGGCCGGCGACGCGCGTCATGAGCCTGCGCGATGGCACCAAGAAGATGTCGAAGTCGGACCCGTCCGATTATTCGCGCATCAACATGACCGACGACGCCGATGCGATCTCCCAGAAGGTGCGCAAGGCGCGCACCGATCCGGAGCCGCTTCCCTCTGAGCTCGAGGGTCTCAAGGATCGTGCCGGTGCCGAAAACCTCGTCGGGATTTATGCGGCACTCGCCGGCATCAGCAAGGAGGCCGTGCTCGCCGAATATGGCGGACAGGGCTTTGCCGCCTTCAAGCCGGCGCTCGCCGATCTTGCGGTTGCTCGCCTCGCGCCGATCGCCGACGAGATGCGGCGCTTGCTCGCCGATCCGGCCGAGATCGACGCGCTGCTCGCCCGTGGCGCCGACAGGGCGCGCGCCATTGCCGATCCGATCATGGACGAGGTGAAGGACGTGGTCGGGCTCTTGCGGCCGCAGGCCAAGAGCGGGCCTGCCGCATGA
- the murJ gene encoding murein biosynthesis integral membrane protein MurJ, which produces MSLVKKFVSVGGATLASRVLGFVREMLIAAALGAGPVADAFYAAFRFPNLFRRLFAEGAFNAAFVPLYSRTLEGDGEDRARLFAEDVLAALMFVLLALTALVMVATPLIVTILAPGFREDPAKFTLTIELFRVMFPYLVLMSLTAMVTGVLNAHRTFFIPALAPVLLNVTTIAALAVTFLKDMSGPEVGRILSWSVLVAGVLQLLMVAWAARRIGFHMRLKRPRLTPSVKRLLWLAAPAAAAGGITQINLFIGQIIASTKAGAISILQYADRLYQLPLGVVGIAIGVVLLPELSRTLKAEHFREATHVQNRALEFAFFLTLPAAAALIAIPETLVSVLFERGAFSVETREATAAALRVFGFGLPAFVLVKVFTPGYFAREDTKTPMMFSAIAVSINVALALTLFPIFAEAGIATAEAVSGWTNITLLILTLRRRGHWTVDSAVLRRTPRIVAASAVLGGVLYVGALWLASLMAPGEPFLVRFGLLLGLCGVAAAVYFAVAHLIGAADLRVLAGLMRRRAA; this is translated from the coding sequence GTGAGCCTCGTCAAAAAATTCGTCTCCGTCGGCGGCGCCACGCTCGCCAGCCGGGTTCTCGGTTTCGTCCGGGAGATGTTGATCGCTGCGGCTCTCGGCGCCGGGCCGGTGGCCGATGCCTTTTACGCCGCCTTCCGGTTTCCAAACCTGTTTCGCAGGCTCTTTGCAGAAGGCGCCTTCAACGCGGCTTTCGTGCCGCTTTATTCGCGCACGCTCGAAGGCGACGGGGAGGATCGGGCCCGCCTGTTCGCAGAGGATGTGCTGGCGGCGCTCATGTTCGTGCTTCTCGCACTCACCGCCCTCGTGATGGTGGCCACCCCGCTCATCGTCACCATTCTGGCGCCGGGCTTCCGTGAGGATCCCGCAAAGTTCACCCTGACGATCGAGCTCTTCAGGGTGATGTTTCCCTATCTCGTCTTGATGTCGCTGACGGCGATGGTGACGGGCGTCTTGAACGCCCACCGCACGTTTTTCATTCCCGCACTCGCCCCCGTCCTTCTGAACGTCACCACGATCGCCGCGCTTGCCGTCACCTTCTTAAAGGACATGAGCGGCCCCGAGGTTGGCCGAATTCTTTCCTGGTCGGTGCTGGTGGCGGGTGTGCTGCAGCTCCTCATGGTCGCCTGGGCGGCGCGGCGCATCGGTTTCCATATGCGCCTGAAACGGCCCAGGCTGACACCGAGCGTGAAGCGGCTTCTCTGGCTTGCTGCACCTGCCGCCGCCGCCGGCGGCATCACCCAGATCAATCTCTTCATCGGCCAGATCATCGCCTCCACCAAGGCGGGCGCCATTTCGATCCTGCAATATGCCGACAGGCTCTATCAGCTGCCGCTTGGCGTGGTGGGGATCGCGATCGGCGTCGTCCTCCTGCCGGAACTGTCGCGCACCTTGAAGGCGGAGCATTTTCGCGAGGCGACGCATGTGCAGAACCGGGCGCTCGAATTCGCCTTCTTCCTGACGCTGCCGGCAGCCGCCGCGCTGATCGCCATCCCCGAAACGCTGGTGAGTGTGCTTTTCGAGCGCGGTGCCTTTTCCGTGGAGACGCGAGAGGCGACGGCCGCAGCCCTGCGCGTCTTCGGTTTCGGACTGCCCGCCTTCGTCCTCGTGAAGGTGTTCACGCCCGGGTATTTCGCCCGCGAGGACACCAAGACGCCGATGATGTTCTCCGCCATCGCCGTTTCGATCAACGTGGCGCTCGCTCTCACGCTTTTTCCGATTTTTGCCGAGGCGGGGATCGCGACCGCCGAGGCGGTTTCCGGCTGGACCAACATCACGCTGCTCATACTGACGTTGCGCCGTCGGGGCCATTGGACCGTCGACAGTGCCGTTCTGCGCCGGACGCCACGCATTGTCGCAGCATCGGCCGTTCTGGGCGGCGTGCTCTACGTCGGCGCCCTCTGGCTCGCGTCGCTGATGGCGCCGGGCGAACCCTTCCTCGTGCGTTTTGGTCTGCTGCTCGGCTTATGCGGCGTTGCCGCCGCCGTTTACTTCGCCGTGGCGCATCTGATCGGGGCGGCGGATCTGCGTGTGCTCGCCGGTCTCATGCGGCGCAGGGCTGCGTGA